One Nonomuraea angiospora DNA segment encodes these proteins:
- a CDS encoding anthrone oxygenase family protein, translating into MRIAALMAATLSMGLVAGVFGLYAHTIMPGLGRTDDRTFVGAFQALDRAIINPWFMGGGFLGALLFTILAAVAYLGRPALPWIVAALVLYAITVVITLAVNVPLNDAMKAAGDPGHIDVAAVREAFGEMRWRSWNLVRVVASTTAFGLLAWALTLSGK; encoded by the coding sequence ATGCGGATCGCGGCACTGATGGCGGCCACGCTGTCGATGGGCCTCGTGGCGGGGGTCTTCGGCCTGTACGCGCACACGATCATGCCGGGCCTCGGGCGGACCGACGACCGCACCTTCGTGGGCGCGTTCCAGGCGCTCGACCGGGCGATCATCAATCCGTGGTTCATGGGAGGCGGCTTCCTCGGCGCCCTGCTGTTCACGATCCTCGCGGCGGTGGCCTACCTCGGCCGCCCGGCCCTGCCGTGGATCGTCGCCGCGCTCGTCCTGTACGCGATCACCGTCGTCATCACCCTGGCGGTCAACGTGCCGCTCAACGACGCGATGAAGGCGGCGGGGGATCCGGGCCACATCGACGTGGCCGCGGTCCGGGAGGCGTTCGGCGAGATGCGGTGGCGGAGCTGGAACCTGGTCCGCGTGGTCGCCTCCACGACCGCGTTCGGCCTGCTCGCCTGGGCCCTCACGCTGTCCGGGAAGTAG
- a CDS encoding SulP family inorganic anion transporter, with protein MLRFLPGLAPLSAYRREWLRGDLLAGLTVAAYLVPQVMAYATVAGLPPVAGLWAILAPLALYALLGSSRQLSVGPESTTALMTATAIGPLAAGDPARYASLAAWLAILVGLLCLGCRLLRLGFVADLLSRPILVGYLAGVAVIMIVGQLGKLTGVPVSGESLIDQVSSFVRLTPRAHPGTVVMAAAVLAFLFLLHWRLPAVPAPLLAVLLATLSVAVFHLEARGIKVVGAIPAGLPAPSLPPPENLLLPAVGVFLVGYSDNMLTARSFAARHRQDVDANQELLALGAANLGAGALHGFPVSSSGSRTALADAAGARTQLYSIVCLAAVVAVLMFAGPLLADFPTAALGAIVVYAATRLVSLPDFVRLARFRRAELMLALGAFAGVLIFDILYGILLAVALSVAEMLARVARPHDAILGVVPGLAGMHDVDDYPAARTIPGLVIYRYDSPLFFANAHEVRRRALASVDQQDTPVRWFVLNAEANVEVDITALDAVDSLRQELERRGVVFAMARVKQDLRTYLDAYGLTATVGEQRLFPTLPTAVAAYRQWEREAP; from the coding sequence GTGCTCCGTTTTCTGCCCGGCCTGGCTCCCCTGAGCGCCTACCGGCGCGAATGGCTGCGCGGCGACCTGCTCGCCGGGCTGACCGTGGCCGCCTACCTCGTCCCCCAAGTCATGGCCTACGCCACCGTGGCCGGGCTGCCGCCGGTGGCCGGGCTGTGGGCGATCCTGGCCCCGCTGGCCCTGTACGCCCTGCTGGGCTCCTCCCGCCAGCTGTCGGTCGGGCCCGAGTCGACCACCGCGCTGATGACCGCCACCGCCATCGGCCCCCTGGCCGCCGGGGACCCGGCCAGATATGCCTCCCTGGCCGCCTGGCTGGCCATCCTCGTCGGGCTGCTCTGCCTGGGCTGCCGGCTGCTGCGGCTGGGCTTCGTCGCGGACCTGCTGTCCAGACCGATCCTGGTCGGCTACCTCGCCGGCGTGGCCGTCATCATGATCGTGGGCCAGCTCGGCAAGCTCACCGGCGTCCCGGTGTCGGGCGAGTCCCTCATCGACCAGGTGTCGTCGTTCGTCCGCCTGACGCCCCGCGCCCATCCCGGCACCGTCGTCATGGCGGCCGCCGTGCTCGCCTTCCTGTTCCTGCTGCACTGGCGGCTGCCCGCGGTCCCGGCGCCCCTGCTCGCCGTGCTGCTGGCCACGTTGAGCGTGGCGGTGTTCCACCTGGAGGCGCGGGGTATCAAGGTGGTCGGCGCGATCCCCGCCGGGCTGCCCGCCCCCTCGCTGCCCCCGCCGGAGAACCTGCTGCTGCCCGCCGTCGGCGTCTTCCTCGTCGGCTACAGCGACAACATGCTGACCGCCCGCTCCTTCGCCGCCCGCCACCGCCAGGACGTCGACGCCAACCAGGAGCTCCTCGCGCTGGGCGCGGCCAACCTGGGCGCGGGCGCGCTGCACGGCTTCCCGGTCAGCAGCAGCGGCAGCCGCACCGCCCTCGCCGACGCGGCCGGCGCCCGCACCCAGCTGTACTCGATCGTCTGCCTGGCCGCCGTCGTCGCGGTGCTCATGTTCGCCGGGCCGCTGCTGGCCGACTTCCCCACCGCCGCCCTCGGCGCGATCGTCGTGTACGCCGCCACCAGGCTCGTCTCCCTGCCCGACTTCGTGCGGCTTGCCCGCTTCCGCCGCGCCGAGCTCATGCTCGCCCTCGGCGCCTTCGCGGGGGTCCTGATCTTCGACATCCTGTACGGCATCCTGCTCGCCGTGGCCCTGTCGGTCGCCGAGATGCTCGCCCGGGTGGCCCGCCCGCATGACGCGATCCTGGGCGTGGTGCCGGGCCTGGCGGGCATGCACGACGTCGACGACTATCCGGCCGCTCGCACCATCCCCGGCCTGGTGATCTACCGCTACGACTCGCCGCTGTTCTTCGCCAACGCCCACGAAGTCCGCCGCCGCGCCCTGGCCTCCGTCGACCAGCAGGACACGCCCGTCCGCTGGTTCGTCCTGAACGCCGAGGCCAACGTCGAGGTGGACATCACCGCCCTGGACGCCGTCGACTCCCTGCGCCAGGAGCTGGAGCGGCGCGGCGTCGTCTTCGCCATGGCCAGGGTCAAGCAGGACCTGCGCACGTACCTGGACGCCTACGGCCTGACCGCCACGGTCGGCGAGCAGCGGCTCTTCCCCACCCTCCCGACCGCCGTCGCCGCCTACCGGCAGTGGGAGCGCGAAGCGCCCTGA
- the ppk2 gene encoding polyphosphate kinase 2 — protein MSPDRLRRKPYEKRLLQLQGELVKLQEWVKAEGQRVVVIFEGRDAAGKGGTIKRVAEYLNPRVARIAALPAPTERERTQWYFQRYVEHLPAAGQIILFDRSWYNRAGVERVMGFCTQEEYTRFLHQCPIFERLLVEDGILLRKYWFSVSDDEQERRFRSRLEDPMRRWKLSQMDLESITRWEEYSRAKDEMMIHTHIPEAPWYEVESQDKRRARINMISHLLSTVPYTEVRRAPLEIPSRPAPSGYRRLPRVETPVPDVTGDLT, from the coding sequence ATGAGCCCTGACAGGTTGCGGCGCAAGCCATACGAGAAGCGGTTGCTCCAGTTGCAGGGCGAGCTGGTGAAGCTGCAGGAGTGGGTGAAGGCCGAGGGGCAGCGGGTCGTCGTGATCTTCGAGGGGAGGGACGCGGCGGGCAAAGGGGGCACGATCAAGCGGGTCGCCGAATACCTCAACCCCCGCGTGGCCAGGATCGCGGCGCTGCCCGCGCCCACCGAGCGGGAGCGGACGCAGTGGTACTTCCAGCGGTACGTGGAGCACCTGCCGGCCGCGGGGCAGATCATCCTGTTCGACCGGAGCTGGTACAACCGGGCCGGAGTGGAGCGGGTCATGGGGTTCTGCACGCAGGAGGAGTACACCCGCTTCCTGCACCAGTGCCCGATCTTCGAGCGGTTGCTGGTGGAGGACGGGATCCTGCTGCGCAAATACTGGTTCTCGGTGAGCGACGACGAGCAGGAGCGGCGGTTCCGGTCGCGGCTGGAGGATCCGATGCGGCGGTGGAAGCTGTCGCAGATGGACCTGGAGTCGATCACGCGGTGGGAGGAGTACTCGCGGGCCAAGGACGAGATGATGATCCACACGCACATCCCCGAGGCGCCGTGGTACGAGGTCGAGAGCCAGGACAAGCGGCGGGCCAGGATCAACATGATCTCGCACCTGCTGTCCACGGTCCCGTACACGGAGGTGCGGCGGGCGCCGCTGGAGATCCCGTCGCGGCCCGCCCCCAGCGGCTACCGGAGGCTGCCGCGGGTGGAGACGCCGGTCCCGGACGTGACCGGAGACCTCACCTGA
- a CDS encoding GlxA family transcriptional regulator — translation MVARLIVMIGYDGIELVDVASVTTGFDHANQQGADPAYEVAFATPMGRPVRCDSGLELSAQHRIDGMDGPIDTLVISGGRGHAAAAANPRFVSQVLRLAGLSRRVASVCTGASVLAAAGLLDHRRATTHWYYAGQLAARYPRVNVDPAPIFVRDGAVATSGGVTAALDLTLAFIEEDHGAELARRVAMGMVAYLKRPGNQAQVSLFNRIPRSDQALVRRVIDHVISNLDDDLSIPRLAALAGVSERHLSRLFVEHVGRTPSRLVRDARLEAASQLLTGSREPVAAIARRCGFTSAESFRQAFVAWAGVSPSRFRSRAAGREPGP, via the coding sequence ATGGTGGCACGGCTGATCGTCATGATCGGTTACGACGGCATCGAGCTCGTGGACGTGGCGTCCGTGACGACCGGGTTCGACCATGCCAACCAGCAGGGGGCCGACCCGGCGTACGAGGTCGCGTTCGCGACCCCGATGGGCCGGCCCGTGCGCTGCGACTCCGGGCTCGAGCTGTCGGCGCAGCACCGGATCGACGGGATGGACGGCCCGATCGACACCCTGGTCATCTCCGGCGGGCGGGGACACGCGGCCGCCGCCGCCAACCCCCGGTTCGTCAGCCAGGTCCTGCGGCTCGCCGGTCTGTCGCGGCGGGTCGCGTCGGTGTGCACCGGCGCGAGCGTGCTGGCCGCCGCCGGGCTGCTCGACCACCGCCGGGCCACCACGCACTGGTACTACGCGGGGCAGCTCGCCGCGCGCTACCCGCGGGTCAACGTCGACCCGGCGCCGATCTTCGTCCGGGACGGCGCGGTCGCGACGTCGGGCGGGGTCACCGCCGCCCTCGACCTCACGCTGGCCTTCATCGAGGAGGACCACGGGGCCGAGCTCGCCCGCCGCGTGGCCATGGGCATGGTCGCCTACCTCAAGCGCCCCGGCAACCAGGCGCAGGTGAGCCTGTTCAACCGGATCCCGCGCTCCGACCAGGCCCTGGTCCGGCGGGTCATCGACCACGTGATCAGCAACCTCGACGACGACCTGAGCATCCCCCGGCTGGCCGCGCTCGCCGGGGTGAGCGAGCGGCATCTGAGCAGGCTGTTCGTCGAGCACGTGGGCCGGACCCCGTCGCGGCTGGTGCGCGACGCGCGGCTGGAGGCGGCCTCCCAGCTGCTCACCGGGTCGCGCGAGCCGGTCGCGGCCATCGCCCGCCGGTGCGGGTTCACCTCCGCCGAGTCCTTCCGGCAGGCGTTCGTGGCGTGGGCCGGCGTCTCGCCGTCGCGGTTCCGCTCCAGGGCGGCCGGGCGCGAACCCGGCCCCTGA
- a CDS encoding ion transporter, with protein sequence MSGPERVRVVLESKLVQRAVIAVIVINAITIGCETSAYLMEQVGGLLHAVDRIALTIFTVEIAARLYAYRRSFFTDPWNWFDAAIVTIALVPASGPTSVLRSLRILRALRLVSAVPSMRRVVGALLTAMPGMASIIGLLVLMIYIAAVISTKLFGELVPDRFADLPRSLFTLFQIMTGDDWGNVAQEVMEHKPWAWVFFIVYILMSTFVALNLFIAVVVNAMHETEPSPAETRAQAELEEVKQELAAVNAKLDQLLTREPEPAKGP encoded by the coding sequence TTGTCAGGGCCAGAACGCGTTCGTGTCGTCCTGGAGAGCAAGCTCGTGCAGCGGGCCGTCATCGCCGTGATCGTCATCAACGCGATCACCATCGGATGCGAGACGAGCGCGTACCTGATGGAGCAGGTCGGCGGGCTGCTGCACGCCGTCGACCGGATCGCGCTGACGATCTTCACGGTGGAGATCGCCGCCCGCCTGTACGCCTACCGCAGGTCGTTCTTCACCGACCCGTGGAACTGGTTCGACGCCGCCATCGTGACCATCGCGCTCGTCCCGGCCTCCGGGCCCACGTCGGTGCTGCGGTCGCTGCGCATCCTGCGGGCGCTGCGGCTGGTCTCGGCGGTGCCGAGCATGCGGCGCGTCGTGGGCGCGCTGCTGACCGCCATGCCCGGGATGGCCTCCATCATCGGCCTGCTGGTGCTGATGATCTACATCGCGGCGGTGATCTCCACGAAGCTCTTTGGGGAGCTCGTGCCCGACCGCTTCGCCGACCTGCCGCGCTCGCTGTTCACCCTGTTCCAGATCATGACCGGCGACGACTGGGGCAACGTCGCGCAGGAGGTGATGGAGCACAAGCCGTGGGCCTGGGTCTTCTTCATCGTCTACATCCTGATGTCCACCTTCGTCGCGCTGAACCTGTTCATCGCGGTGGTGGTCAACGCCATGCACGAGACGGAGCCGTCCCCGGCGGAGACCCGCGCGCAGGCGGAGCTGGAAGAGGTGAAGCAGGAGCTGGCGGCGGTCAACGCCAAGCTCGATCAGCTGCTCACACGCGAGCCCGAGCCCGCGAAGGGCCCCTGA
- a CDS encoding GlsB/YeaQ/YmgE family stress response membrane protein, translated as MAITGIISGLIIGIVIGALGRLVIPGRQRIPIWLTIVIGVVAALIGTAIAGVLGVADTRGIDWIELAIQVALAALGVSLTVGLYGGKRRG; from the coding sequence ATGGCGATCACCGGCATCATTTCAGGACTCATCATCGGCATCGTGATCGGCGCCCTCGGGCGGCTGGTCATCCCGGGGCGGCAGCGCATCCCCATCTGGCTCACGATCGTGATCGGCGTCGTCGCGGCGCTCATCGGCACCGCGATCGCCGGCGTTCTGGGCGTCGCCGACACCAGGGGCATCGACTGGATCGAGCTCGCCATCCAGGTCGCCCTGGCGGCCCTCGGCGTCTCGCTGACGGTCGGCCTCTACGGCGGCAAGCGGCGAGGGTAG
- a CDS encoding DUF305 domain-containing protein has product MHGVSLATSLAVGAFVLAACGSSPARRDTTMMSGAAPVATASAQSKPAFDEADVMFAQMMIAHHQEAIEMAELATGRATYEETKELAEKIKSGEQPQIETLQGWLKEWGRTTPISEAGNDRPTGIADANVKTLLDSRGPAFDKGFLTMMIDHHEEAIAMARVERKQGQNSKAKKLADRIMKEQQAQVAQMKKLLARIP; this is encoded by the coding sequence GTGCACGGCGTCTCACTGGCCACGTCCTTGGCGGTGGGGGCGTTCGTCCTCGCCGCCTGCGGCAGTAGTCCGGCGCGGCGGGACACGACCATGATGTCCGGAGCCGCGCCGGTCGCGACGGCGAGCGCTCAGTCGAAACCCGCTTTCGACGAGGCCGACGTGATGTTCGCGCAGATGATGATCGCGCACCACCAGGAAGCCATCGAGATGGCTGAGCTGGCCACGGGGCGGGCGACGTACGAGGAGACCAAAGAACTGGCGGAGAAGATCAAGTCCGGGGAGCAGCCGCAGATCGAGACCCTGCAGGGCTGGTTGAAGGAGTGGGGCAGGACCACGCCGATCAGCGAGGCGGGGAACGACCGGCCGACCGGCATAGCCGACGCGAACGTCAAGACGCTGCTGGACTCCCGGGGCCCGGCCTTCGACAAGGGGTTCCTCACGATGATGATCGATCATCACGAGGAGGCGATCGCGATGGCGCGGGTCGAGCGGAAGCAGGGGCAGAACTCGAAGGCCAAGAAGCTGGCCGACCGGATCATGAAGGAACAGCAGGCCCAGGTGGCGCAGATGAAGAAGCTCCTCGCCCGGATTCCATGA
- a CDS encoding isocitrate lyase/PEP mutase family protein, with translation MTPTTLTQAARFRDLHQGTVLVLPNAWDAASAALIEAAGARAIATTSAGVSWANGAPDAEGLGRQRMVAAVSAIVAAVTVPVTADIEGGYGDVAGTVRAVIEAGAVGVNLEDSPGLDGAPLLSPADQARRIAAARAAADAAGVELFVNARTDVYLAGVPGDRIAEVEERARVYAEAGADGLFVPGLLDLDAIARLAAGPLPLNVMAGPGAPPVERLAAAGVARVSVGSAIAQAAYACAARAAAELLGGGTYATLADGLDYGGLNALLRR, from the coding sequence ATGACGCCGACCACGCTCACGCAGGCCGCCCGGTTCAGAGACCTGCACCAGGGCACCGTCCTCGTGCTGCCCAACGCCTGGGACGCCGCCTCCGCCGCCCTGATCGAGGCCGCGGGCGCGCGGGCGATCGCGACGACGAGCGCCGGCGTGTCCTGGGCCAACGGGGCGCCGGACGCGGAAGGGCTCGGCAGGCAGCGCATGGTGGCCGCCGTCTCCGCCATCGTGGCGGCCGTGACGGTGCCGGTCACCGCCGACATCGAGGGCGGGTACGGCGACGTCGCGGGCACCGTGCGCGCGGTGATCGAGGCGGGCGCGGTCGGCGTCAACCTCGAGGATTCCCCCGGTCTCGACGGCGCGCCGCTGCTGTCACCCGCGGACCAGGCCCGGCGCATCGCCGCGGCGCGGGCGGCGGCCGACGCCGCGGGGGTCGAGCTGTTCGTCAACGCCCGCACCGACGTCTACCTGGCCGGCGTGCCGGGGGACCGGATCGCCGAGGTCGAGGAGCGGGCGCGGGTCTACGCCGAGGCCGGGGCCGACGGGCTGTTCGTGCCGGGCCTGCTGGACCTGGACGCCATCGCCCGCCTGGCCGCCGGGCCGCTGCCGCTGAACGTGATGGCCGGGCCCGGCGCCCCGCCGGTGGAGCGGCTGGCGGCGGCCGGGGTCGCGCGGGTCAGCGTCGGCTCGGCGATCGCCCAGGCCGCCTACGCGTGCGCCGCGCGGGCGGCGGCCGAACTGCTCGGGGGCGGCACGTACGCGACGCTCGCCGACGGCCTCGACTACGGCGGCCTCAACGCCCTTCTCCGCCGATGA
- a CDS encoding VanW family protein — MSAPRSRRVLIVTAAVVLVAVLGYAVPAIALSGKVPPGTRVDGVDIGGLAPESARSHLDRQLAQRVRRPMMLVAGGKRVQLSPAELGLDFDARATVEAAMAGAATPAGIVRSLFGSRQLPPRVIVDEQRLATGLAGLAKSVDTKPVQGGVRYQGLEPRAVLPKPGRALDRDAAAQAVRAAFAAGRDSVELKLQVAPPALTAAQVKEVATSTARTAVASPLTLASGGKQATVSREQLAAGLRFVADGKGGLRPSYDAGKIAADMAKSLLITPPKDASFTIVKGKPKVVPSKTGHGADIKALGPAIAGAVAAGSRRVDLPATARQPRVTTAEAAELGVKEQVSSFTTQYPCCAPRVTNIHTIADIVDGYVVQPGETFSLNDVVGKRDKARGFVEAPMILNNRFVNDVGGGVSQFATTMFNAVFFGGFQDVQHRAHQYYITRYPAGRESTVSYPQPDFRWRNDSRYGVLIKTSYTSTSVTVQFWSTKRYEIESQSSDRYNVKPVETITEKGEDCIPMGGSEGFAIDVWRIFKKDGKVVRKQRFHTVYDPEPRLTCEK; from the coding sequence GTGAGCGCCCCTCGCTCGCGGCGCGTGCTCATCGTCACCGCCGCCGTCGTCCTGGTCGCGGTGCTCGGCTACGCCGTGCCCGCCATCGCGCTCTCCGGCAAGGTCCCCCCGGGCACGCGCGTGGACGGCGTGGACATCGGCGGGCTGGCGCCCGAGAGCGCCCGCTCCCACCTCGACCGGCAGCTGGCCCAGCGCGTACGGCGGCCGATGATGCTGGTCGCGGGCGGCAAGCGGGTCCAGCTCTCCCCCGCCGAGCTGGGGCTCGACTTCGACGCCCGGGCCACCGTCGAGGCCGCGATGGCCGGGGCCGCCACCCCCGCCGGCATCGTCCGCTCCCTCTTCGGCAGCCGGCAGCTCCCGCCCCGGGTCATCGTGGACGAGCAGCGCCTGGCCACCGGGCTCGCCGGCCTGGCCAAGAGCGTGGACACCAAGCCGGTGCAGGGCGGCGTCCGCTACCAGGGGCTGGAGCCGCGCGCGGTCCTGCCCAAGCCCGGACGCGCGCTGGACCGCGACGCGGCGGCCCAGGCGGTGCGGGCGGCCTTCGCGGCCGGGCGCGACTCCGTCGAGCTGAAGCTCCAGGTGGCGCCTCCCGCCCTCACCGCCGCCCAGGTCAAGGAGGTCGCCACCTCCACGGCGCGCACCGCGGTGGCCTCCCCGCTCACGCTGGCCAGCGGCGGCAAGCAGGCCACCGTGTCCAGGGAGCAGCTGGCCGCCGGTCTCCGCTTCGTCGCCGACGGCAAGGGCGGCCTGCGCCCGTCGTACGACGCCGGGAAGATCGCCGCGGACATGGCCAAGTCGCTGCTGATCACGCCGCCCAAGGACGCCTCCTTCACGATCGTCAAGGGCAAGCCGAAGGTCGTCCCCTCCAAGACCGGCCACGGCGCCGACATCAAGGCGCTCGGCCCGGCCATCGCCGGGGCCGTGGCGGCGGGCAGCCGCCGCGTCGACCTGCCCGCCACGGCGCGGCAGCCCCGGGTGACCACCGCCGAGGCGGCCGAGCTCGGCGTCAAGGAGCAGGTCAGCTCGTTCACCACGCAGTATCCGTGCTGCGCGCCCCGCGTGACCAACATCCACACCATCGCCGACATCGTGGACGGCTACGTGGTGCAGCCCGGGGAGACGTTCTCCCTCAACGACGTGGTCGGCAAGCGCGACAAGGCCCGCGGCTTCGTCGAAGCGCCGATGATCCTCAACAACCGGTTCGTCAACGACGTCGGCGGCGGGGTCTCCCAGTTCGCCACCACCATGTTCAACGCCGTCTTCTTCGGCGGCTTCCAGGACGTCCAGCACCGGGCCCACCAGTACTACATCACCCGCTACCCGGCGGGGCGCGAGTCCACGGTCTCCTATCCCCAGCCGGACTTCCGCTGGCGCAACGACTCCCGCTACGGCGTCCTGATCAAGACCTCGTACACGAGCACCTCGGTCACCGTGCAGTTCTGGAGCACCAAGCGCTACGAGATCGAGTCGCAGAGCTCGGACCGCTACAACGTCAAGCCCGTCGAGACCATCACCGAGAAGGGGGAGGACTGCATCCCGATGGGCGGCTCGGAGGGCTTCGCCATCGACGTGTGGCGCATCTTCAAGAAGGACGGCAAGGTCGTGCGCAAGCAGCGCTTCCACACCGTCTACGACCCCGAACCCCGCCTCACCTGCGAGAAGTGA
- a CDS encoding pyridoxamine 5'-phosphate oxidase family protein has translation MIRGFTTTAAEGGVLPAEVRQVFERASVCEYTSLTRAGRPVTWPVTPYVGEGGTLDVTTGLSYPDKAERARRDPRVALLYSDPAGSGLNRPPVVLVQGRAAVRDADLQANTDRYVREALAKAGSGLAGAPLFLLRGLTWYFARVYVEVTPERVTWWPEGDLSAAPRAWTCPSGTTFARSDLAPSGPRLPSRSAPPVDWRPYAARAMGLGAPVVSMVAGGLPVTVRARSVVRTGRGFDVLLPAGVTGAPGPVCLTFHRSSGTGGQQNVVLLGSTTGSGDLLEVEVERALNDWSLAGGPVGRTWSFLRHAKELRRRVRAEAARRDQPVPVVRR, from the coding sequence ATGATCAGAGGCTTCACGACCACAGCCGCCGAGGGCGGCGTCCTGCCGGCGGAGGTGCGGCAGGTGTTCGAGCGCGCGTCCGTGTGCGAGTACACCTCGCTGACCCGGGCCGGCCGCCCGGTGACCTGGCCGGTCACGCCGTACGTCGGCGAGGGCGGGACGCTCGACGTCACGACCGGCCTGTCCTACCCCGACAAGGCCGAACGCGCCCGCCGCGACCCGCGGGTGGCGCTGCTGTACTCCGACCCGGCGGGGAGCGGCCTCAACCGGCCGCCCGTGGTGCTCGTCCAGGGGCGGGCCGCCGTACGCGACGCCGACCTGCAGGCCAACACCGACCGGTACGTCCGCGAGGCCCTGGCCAAGGCCGGGAGCGGGCTCGCCGGCGCGCCGCTGTTCCTGCTCAGGGGGCTGACCTGGTATTTCGCCCGCGTCTACGTGGAGGTGACCCCCGAGCGCGTCACCTGGTGGCCGGAGGGCGACCTGTCCGCCGCGCCCCGCGCCTGGACCTGCCCAAGCGGGACGACGTTCGCCCGGTCCGACCTGGCGCCGTCGGGGCCCCGGCTGCCGAGCCGGTCGGCGCCGCCGGTGGACTGGCGGCCCTACGCCGCGCGGGCGATGGGGCTGGGCGCCCCCGTCGTGTCGATGGTGGCCGGCGGCCTGCCGGTGACGGTGCGTGCCCGCTCGGTCGTCCGGACCGGGCGCGGGTTCGACGTGCTGCTGCCCGCCGGGGTGACGGGTGCGCCGGGGCCGGTGTGCCTGACGTTCCACCGGTCCTCGGGGACCGGAGGGCAGCAGAACGTCGTGCTGCTGGGATCGACGACGGGCTCGGGCGACCTGTTGGAGGTCGAGGTGGAGCGGGCGCTGAACGACTGGAGCCTGGCCGGCGGTCCGGTGGGCCGTACGTGGTCGTTCCTGCGGCACGCGAAGGAGCTGCGCAGGCGGGTCAGGGCGGAGGCCGCCCGCCGTGACCAGCCGGTCCCCGTCGTCCGGCGGTGA
- a CDS encoding glycoside hydrolase family 53 protein, producing the protein MTTYHLRKIRVTLLLTLAALIALAPATPAQAATLSMRGADVSSLQRSLDLGAKYYNASGTAADPLDILIGAGVNYARLRIWNNPASGYNNKAKVLAYARTVKAKGLGLMIDFHYSDTWADPGKQFKPAAWASHGIAQLQTDVYNYTYDICTSLKAQGTTPDSVQIGNEINVGMLWNDGKVVNNDFTNLSLLLKAGYNATKACNSGTQVIIHTADADSLANARWFYDGIRAKGVPWDITALSYYCMWHGSLSTLSSVISDTRTRYGKPVIVAETAYPFTANNADSEPNAINGSAPCSGYPATWAGQASNFTAVQNTARGAGAIGVFYWEPTWYAIQGNGWDPANINGTGDQWDNMATFNWTGGVNPGIRWTP; encoded by the coding sequence ATGACCACGTACCACTTACGAAAGATCCGGGTCACCCTCCTGCTGACACTCGCGGCGCTGATCGCCCTCGCGCCGGCGACGCCCGCCCAGGCCGCCACGCTGAGCATGCGCGGCGCCGACGTCTCCTCGCTCCAGCGGAGCCTGGACCTGGGGGCCAAGTACTACAACGCCTCCGGGACGGCCGCCGACCCGCTGGACATCCTCATCGGCGCCGGAGTCAACTACGCCCGGCTGCGCATCTGGAACAACCCGGCGAGCGGCTACAACAACAAGGCGAAGGTGCTGGCCTACGCCAGGACGGTCAAGGCCAAGGGCCTCGGTCTGATGATCGACTTCCACTACTCGGACACGTGGGCCGACCCGGGCAAGCAGTTCAAGCCGGCGGCCTGGGCCAGTCACGGCATCGCCCAGCTCCAGACGGACGTCTACAACTACACGTACGACATCTGCACCAGCCTCAAGGCGCAGGGCACCACCCCGGACAGCGTGCAGATCGGCAACGAGATCAACGTCGGCATGCTCTGGAACGACGGCAAGGTCGTCAACAACGACTTCACCAACCTCAGCCTGCTGCTGAAAGCCGGTTACAACGCGACCAAGGCGTGCAACAGCGGCACCCAGGTGATCATCCACACCGCGGACGCCGACAGCCTCGCGAACGCCCGCTGGTTCTACGACGGCATCCGCGCCAAGGGCGTGCCGTGGGACATCACCGCCCTGTCGTACTACTGCATGTGGCACGGCTCGCTGTCCACCCTGTCCAGCGTGATCAGCGACACGCGGACCCGTTACGGCAAGCCCGTCATCGTGGCGGAGACCGCCTACCCGTTCACCGCGAACAACGCCGACAGCGAGCCGAACGCGATCAACGGCTCGGCGCCGTGCTCCGGCTACCCGGCCACCTGGGCGGGACAGGCGAGCAACTTCACCGCCGTCCAGAACACCGCGCGCGGCGCGGGGGCGATCGGCGTCTTCTACTGGGAGCCGACCTGGTACGCCATCCAGGGCAACGGCTGGGACCCGGCCAACATCAACGGCACCGGCGACCAGTGGGACAACATGGCCACCTTCAACTGGACCGGCGGCGTCAACCCCGGCATCAGATGGACCCCCTAG